In Leisingera sp. NJS204, the following are encoded in one genomic region:
- the lipA gene encoding lipoyl synthase, translated as MRDLKIPEQRHPEKAHRPDNAQPKKPSWIRVKAPGGKGYAETHKIMRDNKLTTVCEEAGCPNVGECWSQGHATMMIMGEVCTRACSFCNIATGKPPEALDVFEPGRVADAVQKLGLNHVVITSVDRDDIEDGGAEHFAQTIRAVRHRSPKTTIEILTPDFLKCDPSVLEKVVEARPDVFNHNLETVPGLYPEVRAGARYFHSLRLLQRVKELDPSMFTKSGIMVGLGEDAQAVKQVMDDMRAADIDFLTIGQYLQPTPKHHAVDRFVTPEEFKSYEKAAYGKGFLMVSATPLTRSSYHAGDDFARLRDARNKKLGLA; from the coding sequence GTGAGAGACCTAAAGATCCCGGAGCAGCGCCACCCCGAAAAGGCGCATCGTCCCGATAATGCTCAGCCAAAAAAGCCAAGCTGGATCCGGGTCAAGGCGCCGGGCGGCAAAGGTTATGCGGAAACGCATAAAATCATGCGCGACAATAAGCTGACGACGGTGTGTGAAGAAGCCGGCTGCCCCAATGTCGGCGAATGCTGGAGCCAGGGCCACGCCACCATGATGATCATGGGCGAGGTCTGCACCCGCGCCTGTTCCTTCTGCAACATCGCCACCGGCAAGCCGCCCGAGGCGCTGGATGTGTTTGAACCGGGCCGGGTGGCGGATGCGGTGCAAAAGCTGGGGCTGAACCACGTTGTCATCACCTCGGTCGATCGCGACGATATCGAGGACGGCGGCGCCGAGCATTTTGCCCAAACCATCCGGGCGGTGCGCCACCGCTCGCCGAAAACAACCATCGAAATCCTTACTCCGGATTTCTTGAAATGCGATCCCTCGGTGCTGGAAAAAGTCGTGGAAGCGCGGCCTGACGTGTTCAACCACAATCTGGAAACCGTGCCGGGCCTCTACCCGGAGGTCCGCGCCGGTGCCCGCTACTTCCACTCGCTGCGGCTGTTGCAGCGGGTCAAGGAACTGGACCCGTCGATGTTCACCAAATCCGGCATCATGGTTGGCCTGGGCGAAGACGCGCAGGCAGTGAAGCAGGTGATGGACGACATGCGCGCTGCCGACATCGACTTCCTGACCATCGGTCAGTACCTGCAGCCGACGCCCAAGCACCACGCGGTGGACCGCTTCGTGACGCCGGAGGAGTTCAAATCCTACGAGAAAGCCGCCTATGGCAAGGGCTTCCTGATGGTCTCGGCAACGCCGCTGACGCGCTCATCCTACCATGCCGGTGATGATTTTGCCCGCCTGCGCGATGCCCGCAATAAGAAACTGGGGCTTGCATGA
- a CDS encoding amidohydrolase: MTPERLAQLTRLRRALHQIPEVSGAEEKTAAMVADYLRGHSPDHLLTSLGGHGVAAVYEGRAGGPTVLIRCELDGLPIEELSDHPYRSAHAGRGHLCGHDGHMTMVAALAEDLAAQRPAQGRAVLLFQPAEETGKGAAAVITDPAFQQIAPDYAFSLHNLPGLPVGQVALCSGAANCASRGMRIKLTGKTSHAAAPQDGVSPAGAISQLLPGLVALGSGGDPGADFALVTLTHARLGEAAFGIAPGEGEVWATLRTVTDARMDQLIADAAALAEQVCAAEGLGLSIEFDDVFDACTNHPEAVEVLQAACAAAGHPAQMRDYPQRWSEDFGQFGKRAKAAMFWLGSGEDQPQLHNPDFDFPDAAIPAGAGIFLHTLRNLLG, from the coding sequence ATGACGCCTGAGCGTTTGGCGCAGCTGACCCGGTTGCGCCGCGCCCTGCACCAGATCCCGGAGGTCTCCGGCGCAGAGGAAAAGACCGCTGCCATGGTGGCGGACTATCTGCGCGGGCACTCCCCAGACCATCTGCTGACCTCCCTCGGCGGCCACGGTGTTGCTGCCGTCTATGAGGGCCGGGCGGGCGGCCCCACGGTCCTCATCCGCTGTGAACTCGACGGGCTGCCGATTGAGGAACTCTCGGATCACCCCTATCGATCCGCCCACGCGGGCCGCGGTCATCTCTGCGGCCATGATGGCCATATGACGATGGTTGCCGCACTGGCAGAGGACTTGGCGGCACAGCGCCCCGCGCAGGGCCGCGCCGTGCTTCTGTTCCAACCCGCTGAGGAAACCGGCAAGGGTGCCGCGGCGGTGATTACTGATCCTGCATTCCAGCAAATCGCACCGGACTATGCCTTCTCCCTGCACAATCTGCCGGGGCTTCCGGTGGGACAGGTTGCCTTGTGCTCCGGCGCAGCTAATTGCGCGTCGCGCGGAATGCGGATCAAACTGACCGGCAAGACCTCCCACGCTGCCGCGCCGCAGGACGGGGTGTCGCCTGCAGGTGCCATTTCCCAGCTTCTGCCGGGCCTGGTTGCCTTGGGCAGCGGTGGTGATCCGGGGGCGGATTTTGCGCTGGTCACGCTGACCCATGCCCGGCTGGGCGAAGCCGCCTTTGGCATCGCTCCGGGGGAGGGCGAGGTCTGGGCCACCCTGCGCACTGTCACTGATGCGCGGATGGACCAGCTCATTGCAGATGCCGCAGCACTGGCGGAACAGGTCTGCGCGGCCGAGGGGCTGGGGCTTTCAATTGAATTCGACGATGTCTTTGACGCCTGCACCAACCACCCGGAGGCGGTGGAGGTGCTGCAGGCCGCCTGCGCCGCAGCCGGCCACCCGGCGCAGATGCGGGACTATCCGCAGCGCTGGTCCGAGGATTTCGGCCAGTTCGGCAAGCGCGCCAAGGCGGCGATGTTCTGGCTGGGTTCCGGCGAAGATCAGCCGCAGCTGCACAACCCGGATTTCGATTTCCCGGATGCGGCAATCCCGGCCGGCGCCGGGATCTTTCTGCACACGCTCAGAAACCTGCTGGGCTGA
- a CDS encoding RcnB family protein translates to MKKVMAAAAAAAMGLALAPEVSHAGPPKWAPGHKNSAAHYAPGQVKKRQRAKNGPDHGHIQGGDWIYVDDYHRWGLEPPRYGHRYVRQGDNIFEVVKDTLAIIGAVAVVDALVN, encoded by the coding sequence ATGAAGAAGGTAATGGCGGCAGCCGCAGCAGCAGCCATGGGTCTTGCCCTTGCCCCCGAAGTGTCCCACGCAGGACCGCCGAAATGGGCGCCGGGCCACAAGAACAGCGCGGCTCATTATGCGCCGGGCCAGGTCAAGAAACGCCAACGCGCCAAAAACGGCCCTGATCACGGCCATATCCAAGGCGGTGATTGGATTTATGTGGATGACTACCACCGCTGGGGGCTGGAGCCGCCGCGCTACGGGCACCGCTATGTGCGCCAGGGCGACAATATCTTTGAGGTGGTCAAAGACACGCTGGCCATCATCGGCGCAGTTGCCGTTGTTGATGCGCTGGTGAATTGA
- the hpt gene encoding hypoxanthine phosphoribosyltransferase: MSQRPYVIDVMISAKAIAARIEELCGEIKAEFRDTDKLVVVGLLRGSFVFIADLVRELDLPIEVDFLEASSYGDSMESSREVRILKDLRGAIEGRDVLVVEDIVDTGHTLNHVTHLLQSRNPARLKSIALLDKPSRREVDFRSDWVGFEIPDEFVVGYGIDYAQRNRNLPHIGKVRFTGED, encoded by the coding sequence ATGTCACAGCGTCCATATGTCATTGATGTGATGATCTCGGCCAAGGCCATTGCAGCACGGATCGAAGAGCTTTGCGGGGAAATCAAGGCTGAATTCCGCGATACTGACAAGCTGGTCGTGGTTGGCCTGTTGCGCGGCAGTTTCGTATTCATCGCCGATCTGGTGCGTGAGCTGGACCTGCCGATCGAGGTTGATTTCCTCGAGGCATCATCTTACGGCGACTCAATGGAAAGCAGCCGGGAAGTGCGTATTCTCAAGGACTTGCGCGGCGCAATCGAAGGGCGTGACGTGCTGGTTGTGGAAGACATCGTCGACACCGGCCACACGCTGAACCATGTCACCCACCTGCTGCAAAGCCGCAATCCGGCGCGGCTGAAATCCATTGCGCTGCTGGACAAGCCATCGCGGCGTGAAGTGGATTTCCGCTCGGATTGGGTGGGTTTCGAAATCCCCGATGAATTTGTTGTCGGTTATGGCATCGACTATGCGCAGCGCAACCGGAACCTGCCGCATATCGGCAAAGTGCGGTTCACCGGCGAGGACTAG
- a CDS encoding type II toxin-antitoxin system RatA family toxin produces MPTHSETRQMPYSAQQMYDLVADVAQYPKFLPWCAAARIRSRAPIGGAEVLEADLVISFKVFRERFGSRVTLYPGERKIDTEYLDGPFRYMKSHWAFAPREDGTCDVSFFVDFEFKNAVLQGIIGVVFNEAMQRIVRAFERRAAELYT; encoded by the coding sequence ATGCCTACACACTCGGAAACCCGCCAGATGCCCTATTCGGCGCAGCAGATGTACGATCTGGTGGCTGATGTCGCGCAGTACCCGAAATTCCTGCCCTGGTGTGCCGCCGCCCGCATCCGCAGCCGCGCACCGATCGGCGGGGCCGAAGTGTTGGAGGCGGATCTGGTAATCTCCTTCAAGGTGTTCCGTGAACGCTTTGGCAGCCGGGTGACGCTGTATCCGGGCGAGCGTAAGATCGATACCGAATATCTGGACGGCCCATTTCGCTACATGAAGTCCCACTGGGCCTTTGCCCCGCGCGAGGACGGCACTTGCGATGTGTCTTTCTTTGTTGATTTCGAATTCAAGAACGCGGTGCTGCAGGGTATCATCGGCGTGGTCTTCAACGAGGCGATGCAGCGCATTGTGCGCGCTTTTGAACGCCGGGCGGCGGAGCTGTACACCTGA
- the tmpT gene encoding thiopurine S-methyltransferase, producing the protein MEQDFWQARWRENRIGFHEDAPNTLLTQHFPKLGLHAGQSVFVPLCGKALDLDWLCTQGLQVSGIEFNQGAVEEVFARQGLEPEVIRQGDLICFQAGALTLFAGDFFALTPAHIGQVDVIYDRAALVAVKPEDREAYAAHINRIAGPAQQLLVGFDYDQSLMQGPPFSVPGETVQTLYQETHAITLAEERAADGRIGERCNALEQAWLLKPLV; encoded by the coding sequence ATGGAACAGGATTTTTGGCAGGCGCGCTGGCGCGAGAACCGGATCGGCTTTCACGAAGATGCGCCCAACACCCTGCTGACGCAGCATTTTCCAAAGCTGGGCTTGCACGCGGGCCAGTCGGTTTTTGTGCCGCTTTGCGGTAAGGCACTGGACCTGGACTGGCTGTGCACCCAAGGGCTGCAGGTATCCGGGATTGAATTCAATCAGGGCGCTGTTGAGGAGGTTTTTGCCCGCCAGGGTCTGGAGCCTGAGGTGATCCGGCAAGGGGACCTTATATGTTTCCAGGCGGGCGCTCTGACCCTTTTTGCGGGTGACTTCTTTGCGCTGACCCCGGCGCATATTGGCCAAGTGGATGTAATTTACGACCGGGCGGCACTGGTCGCGGTCAAGCCTGAGGATCGCGAGGCCTATGCCGCGCACATCAACAGGATTGCAGGCCCGGCACAACAGTTGCTGGTCGGGTTTGATTATGACCAGTCTTTGATGCAGGGACCGCCGTTTTCGGTGCCAGGTGAAACTGTGCAGACATTGTATCAGGAAACCCATGCAATCACGCTTGCCGAGGAACGTGCGGCAGACGGCCGGATCGGTGAGCGCTGCAATGCGCTGGAGCAGGCCTGGCTGCTGAAACCGCTGGTTTAG
- a CDS encoding ammonium transporter, giving the protein MNGADTAWIIVATALVLFMTLPGLALFYGGLVRARNVLSVFMHCYAIACLMSVLWLAFGYTIAFGSGTSGLWGGLDKMFLNGVTADSLSGTLPEVLFFAFQMTFAIITPALIVGAYVERVGFGFVLVFSGLWMLLCYAPVVHWIWGGGFLADGGIFGETGVKDFAGGIVVHETAGIAALIIAFYLGPRKNRAIPPHNPGYVMIGAAMLWVGWFGFNGGSQLAADGGAAMALTVTHISAATASLSWAMWEKIKYGKASLVGLVTGTIAGLASITPASGFVTPVEALIIGAIAGVLCQEMVNLVRNKMQIDDTLDVFAVHGVGGIFGTIMIAVFGAGTWAAQLGGLAIVGVFTVAVTIALVKISAFITSLRVDLESETNGLDLSVHGERAYDMNS; this is encoded by the coding sequence ATGAACGGAGCGGATACCGCATGGATCATTGTGGCCACGGCCCTGGTCCTTTTTATGACACTGCCAGGGCTGGCCTTGTTTTACGGCGGGCTTGTACGTGCCCGCAATGTTCTCAGCGTCTTTATGCATTGCTACGCCATTGCCTGTTTGATGAGCGTTCTGTGGCTCGCCTTCGGCTACACAATCGCCTTTGGCAGCGGCACCAGCGGCCTGTGGGGCGGGCTGGACAAAATGTTCCTGAACGGTGTCACCGCAGACAGCCTGTCCGGCACATTGCCCGAGGTTCTGTTTTTTGCCTTCCAGATGACATTTGCCATCATCACCCCCGCGCTGATCGTCGGCGCCTATGTGGAGCGGGTGGGCTTTGGCTTTGTCCTCGTGTTCTCGGGGCTTTGGATGCTGCTGTGCTATGCGCCGGTGGTGCATTGGATCTGGGGCGGCGGTTTCCTGGCCGATGGCGGTATCTTCGGTGAAACGGGTGTGAAGGACTTTGCCGGCGGCATCGTGGTGCATGAGACCGCAGGTATCGCTGCGCTGATCATCGCCTTCTACCTTGGCCCGCGTAAAAACCGCGCCATCCCGCCGCACAATCCCGGCTATGTGATGATCGGGGCCGCGATGCTGTGGGTCGGCTGGTTCGGCTTCAATGGCGGCTCGCAGCTGGCCGCCGACGGCGGGGCCGCAATGGCGCTGACGGTGACACATATCTCTGCTGCTACTGCGTCGCTCAGCTGGGCGATGTGGGAAAAGATCAAATACGGCAAGGCGTCGCTGGTGGGTCTGGTCACCGGCACCATTGCGGGGCTTGCCTCTATCACCCCGGCCTCCGGCTTTGTCACCCCGGTGGAGGCACTGATCATCGGCGCCATTGCCGGCGTGCTGTGTCAGGAGATGGTCAACCTGGTGCGCAACAAGATGCAGATCGACGACACGCTGGATGTGTTTGCCGTGCATGGCGTCGGCGGTATCTTTGGCACCATCATGATTGCGGTCTTCGGCGCCGGCACCTGGGCCGCGCAGCTGGGCGGGCTGGCCATTGTCGGTGTCTTTACCGTGGCTGTGACCATTGCGCTGGTGAAAATCTCCGCTTTCATCACGTCTTTGCGCGTGGATCTTGAAAGCGAGACCAACGGCCTCGATCTTTCAGTACATGGTGAGCGTGCGTACGACATGAACAGCTGA
- a CDS encoding CinA family protein, producing MDVAKLITQAKAAGLTIATAESCTGGMIAAALTDVPGSSAVVDRGFVTYSNNAKMQMLGVKAETLDAKGAVSEEVAAEMAAGAVTKAGVSLAVSVTGIAGPGGSEFKPEGRVCFGLARAGYPAVTETEDFGAIGRANVRTAARDHALFLLVQAIS from the coding sequence GTGGATGTGGCAAAACTGATCACCCAGGCAAAGGCGGCAGGTCTCACCATTGCCACCGCCGAAAGCTGCACCGGCGGCATGATTGCCGCGGCGCTGACGGATGTTCCCGGCTCCTCCGCCGTGGTCGACCGCGGCTTTGTCACCTATTCCAACAACGCCAAGATGCAGATGCTGGGCGTGAAGGCGGAAACTCTGGACGCCAAAGGGGCGGTCAGCGAGGAGGTCGCGGCTGAGATGGCCGCAGGGGCCGTGACAAAGGCAGGTGTTTCGCTCGCGGTCTCTGTCACCGGCATCGCCGGTCCCGGCGGATCAGAGTTCAAACCCGAGGGCCGCGTCTGTTTTGGCCTGGCGCGTGCAGGCTATCCTGCGGTGACTGAAACCGAGGACTTCGGCGCCATTGGCCGCGCCAATGTCCGAACAGCGGCCCGCGATCACGCGCTGTTCCTGCTGGTGCAGGCAATTTCGTAA
- a CDS encoding phosphatidylglycerophosphatase A family protein → MTPAQMIGTVCGVGYIRPAPGTWGSLAALPLAYGLHQLGGFPLLALATLACIPAGIWATKIMTAGSDDHDPSEIVVDEVAGQWIALWAISYPAWAHGIPITALWPGWISAFLLFRLFDIWKPGPVGWADRKEGPFGVMMDDVIAGIMAAIGVALLAGFSHGVLGL, encoded by the coding sequence ATGACACCGGCGCAGATGATCGGCACCGTCTGCGGCGTTGGTTACATCCGCCCGGCCCCTGGCACCTGGGGATCGCTGGCCGCCCTGCCCTTGGCCTACGGGCTGCATCAGCTGGGCGGATTTCCCTTGCTGGCCCTGGCGACCCTTGCCTGCATCCCCGCTGGCATCTGGGCGACCAAGATCATGACCGCCGGCAGCGACGACCACGACCCATCGGAAATCGTGGTGGATGAGGTCGCAGGCCAGTGGATCGCGCTTTGGGCCATCTCCTATCCGGCCTGGGCGCATGGCATTCCTATCACCGCACTTTGGCCTGGCTGGATCAGCGCGTTCCTGCTGTTCCGCCTGTTCGACATCTGGAAACCCGGCCCTGTCGGCTGGGCTGATCGCAAAGAGGGCCCGTTTGGTGTTATGATGGATGATGTCATCGCCGGCATCATGGCCGCCATCGGCGTTGCCCTGCTGGCCGGCTTCTCGCACGGGGTACTGGGATTATGA
- a CDS encoding bifunctional 2-C-methyl-D-erythritol 4-phosphate cytidylyltransferase/2-C-methyl-D-erythritol 2,4-cyclodiphosphate synthase encodes MTTAALIVAAGRGTRAGGGTPKQWRPLKTRRVIDWTLEAFDKAGVDLTVLVLSPDDTAAWDEFSGRPSLIVAEGGAERAVSALNGLKALERHGVEKVLIHDAARPCVSSDLIHSILNALDEVPAAAPALAVTDALWTGEENTVTGTQDRNGLFAAQTPQGFRYGAILAAHNAHPGGAADDVEVARAAGLDVAIIPGEPDNIKITRPEDFTRAERILGADMDIRLGNGYDVHRFGPGDSVILCGVEIPHEKTLQGHSDADVGMHAVTDAIYGALARGDIGQHFPPSDPQWKGAASEIFLRHAANLAREMGFTLSNVDCTLVCEYPKVGPHAARMRDVMAQILGIEADRVSIKATTSERLGFTGRGEGIAAIATAALVKT; translated from the coding sequence ATGACCACCGCAGCCCTGATCGTCGCCGCCGGCCGAGGCACCCGTGCAGGCGGCGGCACGCCGAAACAATGGCGTCCGCTGAAAACCCGCCGGGTGATTGATTGGACGCTGGAGGCCTTTGACAAAGCAGGTGTGGATCTCACGGTGCTTGTGCTGTCGCCCGATGACACCGCCGCTTGGGACGAATTCTCCGGTCGCCCCAGCCTGATCGTGGCCGAGGGCGGTGCCGAACGCGCAGTCTCTGCCCTGAACGGGTTGAAGGCTCTGGAGAGGCATGGCGTGGAAAAAGTGCTGATCCACGACGCCGCCCGCCCCTGTGTCAGCAGCGATCTGATCCACAGCATTCTCAATGCCTTGGATGAGGTACCTGCAGCAGCCCCGGCGCTTGCTGTGACCGACGCGCTGTGGACTGGCGAAGAGAACACCGTCACGGGGACTCAGGACCGCAACGGCTTATTTGCGGCGCAGACCCCGCAAGGGTTCCGCTACGGCGCAATCCTCGCTGCCCACAACGCCCATCCCGGCGGTGCCGCAGATGATGTAGAAGTTGCGCGCGCCGCAGGTCTTGACGTTGCAATCATTCCGGGCGAGCCGGACAATATCAAAATCACCCGCCCCGAGGATTTTACCCGGGCGGAACGCATTCTGGGAGCTGACATGGATATCAGGCTTGGCAATGGCTACGACGTGCACCGGTTCGGCCCCGGTGACAGCGTGATCCTTTGCGGTGTCGAAATCCCGCATGAGAAAACCCTGCAAGGCCACTCCGACGCCGATGTCGGGATGCACGCCGTCACCGATGCGATCTATGGCGCATTGGCCCGCGGCGACATTGGCCAGCATTTCCCGCCCTCCGATCCGCAGTGGAAGGGTGCTGCCAGCGAGATTTTCCTGCGCCATGCCGCCAATCTGGCGCGCGAGATGGGCTTCACCCTGTCGAACGTCGATTGCACCCTGGTCTGTGAATACCCCAAAGTCGGCCCCCACGCGGCCCGCATGCGTGACGTCATGGCCCAAATCCTGGGTATCGAGGCTGACAGGGTTTCGATCAAGGCCACCACGTCTGAACGCCTCGGCTTCACCGGCCGCGGCGAGGGCATCGCCGCCATCGCCACCGCTGCTTTGGTGAAGACATGA
- the dusB gene encoding tRNA dihydrouridine synthase DusB, giving the protein MSFTLGTTSMSPPIALAPMAGITDRPFRDLVRSFGAGLMVSEMVASQEMVQAKPGVRERAELSADVENTAVQLAGRDEYWISEAAKHVVGQGARIIDINMGCPAKKVTNGYSGSALLKTPDHALRLIEAVVGAVDVPVTLKTRLGWDDNCLNAPDVGRRACDAGVQMITIHGRTRCQFYKGSADWPAIRTVKDAVTVPLLANGDIVDTATARQALELSGADGVMIGRGAEGKPWLLAQVAHELWGAPAPNVPEGDALILMVSEHYKAMLEFYGQDLGVRVARKHLGWYMDESGTGPAMRRAVLTQKDPAEVLALLPEALSAQDAEAAA; this is encoded by the coding sequence TTGTCCTTCACGCTTGGAACCACCTCCATGTCTCCGCCGATCGCGCTGGCGCCGATGGCTGGAATCACCGACCGTCCGTTCCGGGATCTGGTCCGCTCTTTCGGGGCGGGGCTGATGGTGAGTGAGATGGTGGCAAGCCAGGAGATGGTACAGGCCAAGCCTGGCGTGCGCGAACGGGCGGAGCTGAGCGCAGATGTGGAGAACACTGCGGTGCAGCTGGCCGGACGGGATGAATACTGGATTTCCGAGGCCGCGAAACACGTCGTCGGGCAGGGCGCGCGGATCATTGACATCAACATGGGCTGCCCGGCCAAGAAGGTGACCAATGGTTATTCAGGCTCAGCCCTGCTGAAGACGCCGGATCACGCGCTGCGGCTGATCGAGGCGGTGGTCGGTGCGGTGGATGTGCCGGTGACGCTAAAGACCCGGCTGGGCTGGGATGACAACTGCCTGAACGCGCCGGACGTGGGGCGGCGGGCCTGCGATGCCGGCGTGCAGATGATTACGATTCATGGCCGCACCCGCTGCCAGTTCTACAAGGGTTCGGCCGATTGGCCGGCGATCCGGACGGTGAAGGACGCTGTGACAGTGCCGCTGCTGGCCAATGGCGATATTGTAGATACGGCAACTGCGCGGCAGGCGCTGGAGCTTTCGGGTGCGGACGGTGTGATGATCGGGCGCGGCGCCGAAGGCAAGCCCTGGCTGCTTGCTCAGGTGGCCCATGAGCTATGGGGTGCGCCGGCACCGAATGTGCCGGAAGGTGATGCGTTGATCCTTATGGTTTCAGAGCATTACAAGGCGATGTTGGAGTTTTACGGGCAGGACCTGGGCGTGCGCGTCGCGCGCAAGCATCTGGGCTGGTACATGGATGAGTCCGGGACCGGCCCCGCGATGCGCCGGGCGGTGCTGACGCAAAAAGACCCGGCAGAGGTCCTGGCCCTGCTGCCGGAGGCGCTGAGCGCGCAAGATGCGGAGGCCGCTGCATGA
- a CDS encoding two-component system sensor histidine kinase NtrB, with product MMDSAALWASLPVPAFLIDSRDRIADVNAAGEGFLNTSRKALVGQPVWDTLAIDAPIEEAFARARVQGTPLFVNDIDVGSGSRAPLQCGVQIAPLQGQEGVMLLMVTPRELAGRMTQTHSAKSAAASAIGMAEMLAHEIKNPLAGITGAAQLLSMNLRSEDLELTELIVSESRRIVKLLDQVEQFGNLTGPAFKPVNLHDVLDRARRSALLGFGARMTITENYDPSLPMAWGDADQLLQVVLNLLKNASEAADNKGGNISIRTFYEHSFRLRRSDGTGKLLPLQIEICDDGPGLPEKIKDDIFDPFVSGRENGTGLGLALVSKILSEHNGWISVSSVPGRTLFRLSLSRVPRDAKPQES from the coding sequence ATGATGGACAGTGCCGCCCTCTGGGCCTCTCTGCCAGTGCCCGCGTTCCTGATCGATTCCCGGGACAGGATCGCCGATGTGAATGCGGCGGGTGAGGGATTTCTGAATACCTCGCGCAAGGCGCTGGTGGGGCAGCCCGTTTGGGACACGCTGGCCATTGACGCGCCGATTGAAGAAGCCTTTGCCCGCGCCCGTGTTCAGGGCACGCCGCTGTTCGTGAATGACATAGATGTCGGTTCGGGCAGCCGGGCGCCGCTGCAATGCGGGGTGCAGATCGCCCCTTTGCAGGGGCAGGAGGGTGTGATGCTGCTGATGGTCACCCCGCGCGAACTTGCCGGGCGGATGACCCAGACTCATTCGGCGAAATCTGCCGCCGCCTCGGCCATTGGCATGGCGGAGATGCTGGCGCATGAGATCAAGAACCCGTTGGCGGGGATCACCGGCGCGGCCCAGCTATTGAGTATGAACCTGAGGTCCGAAGACTTGGAACTGACTGAACTGATCGTCAGCGAAAGCCGCCGGATCGTGAAGCTTCTGGATCAGGTGGAGCAGTTCGGAAACCTGACCGGGCCGGCCTTCAAACCTGTGAATCTGCATGATGTTCTGGACCGGGCGCGGCGCTCGGCGCTGCTGGGGTTTGGGGCCCGCATGACTATAACGGAAAACTATGATCCCTCGCTGCCGATGGCCTGGGGGGATGCGGATCAGCTGCTGCAGGTGGTGCTGAACCTTCTTAAGAATGCATCGGAAGCGGCTGATAATAAGGGTGGAAATATTTCCATCCGTACTTTTTATGAGCATTCCTTCCGGCTGCGCCGCAGTGATGGAACAGGTAAGCTTCTGCCGCTGCAAATTGAAATCTGCGACGACGGGCCGGGGCTGCCGGAGAAGATCAAGGATGACATATTCGACCCGTTTGTATCGGGCCGGGAGAATGGCACCGGGCTGGGGCTTGCATTGGTGAGCAAGATCCTCTCGGAGCATAATGGCTGGATATCCGTAAGCTCGGTTCCCGGGCGCACGCTGTTCCGGCTGTCGCTGTCGCGCGTGCCGCGTGACGCAAAACCGCAGGAGAGCTGA